In one window of Halomarina pelagica DNA:
- a CDS encoding DMT family transporter: MAIKAGLDLYGFPPVLFAAVRYDVAGLVMLAYALYVLDDPLPRTRRQVADVLVGAVFLIAGYHAFLFVGEQNTTSAAAAVIVSLSPVLTTAVARAALPSERLSVAGTAGLLLGLLGVAVLSVRDPSNLLAAGVVGKALVFAAALSFAFGSVVSRRLDSGLPIESMEAWSMLGGALLMHALSAARGERIEPMLEALSGPDALGALAALGYLSLVASALGFLVYFDLLDRLGPIEINLVSYVAPVFAAVSGFLFLGELITLRTALGFLVIVVGFVLIKREAIRAELGTVRRGSGARTDD; encoded by the coding sequence ATGGCCATCAAGGCGGGTCTCGACCTGTACGGGTTCCCGCCGGTGCTGTTCGCCGCCGTCCGCTACGACGTCGCCGGGTTGGTGATGCTCGCGTACGCCCTCTACGTCCTCGACGACCCGCTCCCGCGAACGCGGCGACAGGTCGCCGACGTGCTCGTCGGTGCCGTCTTCCTCATCGCCGGCTACCACGCCTTCCTGTTCGTCGGCGAGCAGAACACGACGAGCGCCGCCGCCGCGGTCATCGTCTCCCTCTCGCCCGTGCTCACGACGGCCGTCGCCCGCGCGGCGCTCCCGAGCGAACGCCTCAGCGTCGCCGGGACCGCGGGCCTCCTGCTCGGTCTCCTCGGGGTCGCCGTCCTCTCGGTCCGCGACCCGTCGAACCTCCTCGCCGCGGGCGTCGTCGGTAAGGCACTCGTCTTCGCCGCGGCGCTGTCGTTCGCGTTCGGGAGCGTCGTCAGCCGTCGTCTCGACTCGGGGCTCCCCATCGAGTCGATGGAGGCGTGGTCGATGCTCGGCGGCGCGCTCCTGATGCACGCCCTGAGCGCCGCCCGCGGCGAACGGATCGAGCCGATGCTCGAGGCCCTCTCGGGACCGGACGCCCTCGGCGCGCTCGCGGCGCTCGGCTACCTCTCGCTGGTCGCCAGCGCGCTCGGCTTCCTCGTCTACTTCGACCTCCTCGACCGGCTGGGTCCCATCGAGATCAACCTGGTCTCCTACGTCGCGCCCGTCTTCGCCGCCGTCTCGGGCTTTCTCTTCCTCGGCGAACTCATCACGCTCCGGACGGCGCTCGGCTTTCTCGTCATCGTCGTCGGCTTCGTCCTCATCAAGCGCGAGGCGATCCGCGCGGAACTCGGGACGGTGCGGCGAGGATCGGGGGCCAGGACTGACGATTAG
- a CDS encoding ribonuclease H: MAAYGRPTLRDLFDESPTPHIAHPPHTHHRDYYLACDGSFRESGGGLGVVIETRDGQCVARRSLSDRVPDNNVAEYRALHLGLDLLAARAPRDARVGVLIDHDDLAANVNRAAIAARQPTLGPPHPYTVPSATGHHWRGIRARIAGFREIRAARIDSAENPAHYLANAPGQYAHVNREPARCVLPPERAEETTQIPPPSRANRHGHGHGNANASD; the protein is encoded by the coding sequence ATGGCCGCATACGGACGGCCGACCCTGCGAGACCTGTTCGACGAGTCCCCCACCCCGCACATCGCACACCCCCCGCACACGCACCACCGCGACTATTACCTGGCGTGCGACGGGTCGTTCCGCGAATCGGGCGGCGGACTCGGTGTCGTCATCGAAACGCGCGACGGACAGTGCGTCGCCCGCCGATCGCTGTCCGATCGCGTCCCCGACAACAACGTCGCCGAGTATCGGGCGCTCCACCTCGGACTCGACCTGCTCGCCGCGCGCGCACCGCGGGACGCCCGGGTCGGCGTCCTCATCGACCACGACGACCTCGCCGCGAACGTCAACCGCGCCGCCATCGCGGCGCGCCAGCCGACGCTGGGGCCGCCCCACCCCTACACGGTGCCGTCGGCCACCGGCCACCACTGGCGCGGCATCCGGGCGCGCATCGCGGGCTTCCGGGAGATCCGCGCCGCCCGCATCGACAGCGCCGAGAACCCCGCACACTACCTCGCGAACGCGCCGGGCCAGTACGCCCACGTCAACCGCGAGCCGGCGCGCTGCGTCCTCCCGCCCGAGCGCGCGGAGGAGACGACGCAGATCCCGCCGCCCTCGCGCGCGAACCGCCACGGCCACGGCCACGGCAACGCCAACGCGAGCGACTGA
- a CDS encoding ATP-binding protein, with the protein MSDLEDFSDYQADGRSEAATNESDGDGTAEAEGRGETEETEETEEFERVEVPDVGPDRGIGTLSASEGLVISEDERDTRLRAYVTVGNRRAVRIGTYLLARYPDGERLFARVTALEYAQEFRADDATEIHARRAMRSGGIDEQDYKFIATLEPVAVLYRQDGELKRRMPDRVPRPETVVRPATDAEEIKTGLKMPSEGVFLGHLAVGGETVRTAAEPPTIDYRLKDDYEAGDPLVFRHTLVAGGTGSGKTHGAKNVLRQYLAGERVYPIESGGRTVRPAVVQFDPQDEYAQMHDDNDDLDAETARRYEREGIAHGGHDDTVAFVPTVGDASYSASHHDAEQVAFTIPFSMVRDNKWLVAGSGLNDNQYGALSYLLDRFFGNYGDGGTYDEFTSFLDDPALREELHESGRVHEATYDAVKRRVYGFGDVFDQEAPAVTDLIHRFVRPGGLTVVPTYHISSSRAKETIVLAVSSLLIDQKLSNSPRYDRIKETPLVLGMDEAHNFLTDAESVQARRVIGKFTEAAKQGRKERLGLFLITQDPQDIADSIFKQVNTTIVLNLGDEDAIKSVNIPSTLESKVPYMEKGQMVVYSPDNSEPVEIIGLPHCLTRHGRD; encoded by the coding sequence ATGAGCGACCTCGAGGACTTCTCCGACTACCAGGCGGACGGCCGGTCCGAAGCGGCGACGAACGAGTCGGACGGCGACGGTACGGCGGAGGCGGAGGGGCGGGGAGAGACAGAGGAGACGGAGGAGACGGAGGAGTTCGAGCGCGTCGAGGTGCCCGACGTCGGTCCCGACCGCGGCATCGGGACGCTCTCGGCGTCGGAGGGGCTCGTCATCAGCGAGGACGAGCGCGACACCCGTCTGCGCGCGTACGTCACCGTGGGGAACCGCCGGGCGGTGCGCATCGGGACGTACCTGCTCGCGCGGTATCCCGATGGGGAGCGCCTGTTCGCGCGCGTGACCGCCCTCGAGTACGCCCAGGAGTTCCGCGCGGACGACGCGACGGAGATCCACGCCCGCCGCGCGATGCGCTCGGGCGGGATCGACGAGCAGGACTACAAGTTCATCGCGACGCTCGAACCCGTCGCCGTCCTCTACCGACAGGACGGGGAACTCAAGCGTCGGATGCCGGATCGGGTGCCGAGGCCGGAGACGGTCGTCCGACCCGCGACCGACGCCGAGGAGATCAAGACGGGACTCAAGATGCCGAGCGAGGGCGTCTTCCTCGGGCACCTCGCGGTCGGCGGCGAGACGGTCAGGACGGCGGCCGAACCGCCGACCATCGACTACCGCCTGAAGGACGACTACGAGGCGGGCGACCCGCTCGTCTTCCGCCACACGCTCGTCGCGGGCGGGACGGGATCGGGGAAGACACACGGGGCGAAGAACGTCCTCCGGCAGTACCTCGCCGGGGAACGCGTCTACCCGATCGAGTCCGGCGGCCGCACGGTCCGACCCGCAGTCGTCCAGTTCGACCCGCAGGACGAGTACGCACAGATGCACGACGACAACGACGACCTCGACGCCGAGACGGCCCGACGCTACGAGCGCGAGGGGATCGCCCACGGCGGTCACGACGACACCGTCGCGTTCGTCCCGACGGTGGGCGACGCCTCCTACTCGGCGAGCCACCACGACGCCGAGCAGGTGGCGTTCACGATCCCCTTCTCGATGGTCCGGGACAACAAGTGGCTGGTCGCCGGCTCCGGCCTCAACGACAACCAGTACGGCGCGCTGTCGTACCTCCTCGATCGCTTCTTCGGGAACTACGGCGACGGCGGAACCTACGACGAGTTCACCTCCTTCCTCGACGACCCCGCGCTCCGCGAGGAACTGCACGAGTCCGGGCGCGTCCACGAGGCGACCTACGACGCCGTCAAGCGCCGCGTCTACGGCTTCGGCGACGTGTTCGACCAGGAGGCCCCGGCCGTCACGGACCTGATCCACCGGTTCGTCCGCCCGGGCGGGCTGACGGTCGTCCCGACGTACCACATCTCCTCCTCGCGGGCGAAGGAGACGATCGTCCTCGCGGTCTCGAGCCTGCTCATCGACCAGAAGCTCTCGAACAGCCCGCGCTACGACCGCATCAAGGAGACGCCGCTCGTGCTGGGGATGGACGAGGCGCACAACTTCCTCACGGACGCGGAGAGCGTCCAGGCTCGGCGCGTCATCGGGAAGTTCACCGAGGCGGCCAAACAGGGGCGCAAGGAACGACTCGGCCTCTTTCTCATCACGCAGGACCCCCAGGACATCGCGGATTCGATCTTCAAGCAGGTGAACACGACGATCGTGCTCAACCTCGGCGACGAGGACGCCATCAAGTCGGTGAACATCCCCTCGACCCTGGAGTCGAAGGTCCCCTACATGGAGAAGGGACAGATGGTCGTCTACTCGCCCGACAACTCCGAACCGGTCGAGATCATCGGCCTCCCACACTGCCTGACGCGACACGGCCGCGACTAG
- a CDS encoding MoaD/ThiS family protein, with protein MSATDQRERAEGRRETTVNVRCTGHVRTALGTPRFEFTFEGTTLRAFLTALFDEYGDDLRELLIAETEADSTARGWARPPAELPGTWRKNPEGEQTRAYARILVNGRFNEHLGGFDAELEDGDRVALVYPFMFCC; from the coding sequence ATGAGTGCGACGGACCAGCGCGAGCGCGCGGAGGGGCGACGGGAGACGACGGTGAACGTCCGGTGTACCGGACACGTCCGGACCGCCCTCGGGACGCCCCGCTTCGAGTTCACCTTCGAGGGGACGACGCTGCGGGCGTTCCTGACGGCGCTGTTCGACGAGTACGGCGACGACCTGCGCGAACTGCTCATCGCCGAGACGGAGGCGGACTCGACGGCCCGCGGGTGGGCGCGTCCGCCCGCCGAACTCCCCGGCACGTGGCGGAAGAACCCCGAGGGCGAGCAGACCCGGGCGTACGCCCGCATCCTCGTCAACGGTCGGTTCAACGAGCATCTCGGCGGGTTCGACGCGGAACTCGAAGACGGCGACAGGGTCGCGCTCGTCTACCCCTTCATGTTCTGCTGTTAG
- a CDS encoding helix-turn-helix domain-containing protein, whose protein sequence is MAHARLRVSLPEGTWVRDVTTAHPEAYVRVLAVLSRTTGGVGLVTVDAPDLPAFLDAMRAHEGVTALDVVERADDRAVVRFETPDPLLAFASGMAGVPIEPPVDIRDGEATLTVTLPHERLSTLGTSLDRFGLDHTVEAVYRSAEDDRRLTDQQHRLVALAAERGYYDTPRRCTLTDVAEEVGLAKSTVSEVLHRAEGRLVEHYLEEGAGAGRPAG, encoded by the coding sequence ATGGCTCACGCGCGACTCCGCGTGTCGCTCCCCGAGGGGACGTGGGTACGGGACGTCACGACCGCCCACCCGGAGGCGTACGTCCGCGTGCTCGCCGTCCTCTCGCGGACGACGGGCGGCGTCGGACTCGTCACCGTCGACGCACCCGACCTCCCCGCCTTCCTCGACGCGATGCGCGCCCACGAGGGGGTGACCGCCCTCGACGTCGTCGAGCGCGCCGACGACCGCGCAGTCGTCCGGTTCGAGACGCCCGATCCGCTGCTCGCGTTCGCCAGCGGGATGGCCGGGGTCCCCATCGAACCCCCGGTCGACATCCGCGACGGCGAGGCGACGCTGACCGTGACGCTCCCCCACGAGCGCCTCTCGACGCTCGGAACGTCGCTCGACCGCTTCGGCCTCGACCACACCGTCGAGGCCGTCTACCGCTCGGCCGAGGACGACCGACGGCTCACCGACCAGCAACACCGCCTCGTCGCGCTCGCCGCCGAGCGCGGGTACTACGACACCCCTCGTCGATGCACGCTCACCGACGTCGCCGAGGAGGTCGGGCTCGCGAAGTCGACCGTCAGTGAGGTGCTCCACCGCGCCGAGGGACGACTCGTCGAACACTACCTCGAGGAGGGAGCGGGTGCGGGACGGCCCGCGGGGTAA
- a CDS encoding HVO_2922 family protein, with protein sequence MDERTRVSVTVDVALDEGSLGFATTAVEEAVADLVGDGVAGEVRVAVARDGASPSATTEPTGAPEGAAASESTDVLSAEGDGTERTRRIEPDELSRAFDALAEREAFELPLADAQASFEVYSDRAGRWRWRLVHDNGNIIADSGGSYASRYGAVQGIRSVKRNVPGAAVESR encoded by the coding sequence ATGGATGAACGAACGCGCGTGAGCGTCACCGTCGACGTGGCGCTCGACGAGGGGTCGCTGGGGTTCGCCACGACCGCGGTGGAGGAGGCGGTGGCGGACCTCGTCGGGGACGGCGTCGCCGGCGAGGTGCGCGTCGCGGTGGCTCGCGACGGAGCGTCGCCCAGCGCCACGACCGAACCGACGGGCGCGCCCGAGGGAGCGGCGGCGTCGGAATCGACCGACGTGCTCTCGGCCGAGGGGGACGGAACCGAACGAACCCGGCGGATCGAACCCGACGAGCTCTCCCGGGCGTTCGACGCGCTCGCCGAGCGCGAGGCCTTCGAGCTTCCGCTCGCCGACGCGCAGGCGTCGTTCGAGGTGTACAGCGACCGCGCCGGACGCTGGCGCTGGCGGCTCGTCCACGACAACGGCAACATCATCGCGGACTCCGGCGGGAGCTACGCGTCGCGGTACGGCGCGGTGCAGGGGATCAGGAGCGTCAAGCGGAACGTCCCCGGCGCGGCCGTCGAGTCGCGCTGA
- a CDS encoding universal stress protein — protein MRHVLVPIDGSEPSERALEHVASAFPDARLTLLTVIDPSSGFATGANAPGTAEVWYETVRERAEEQLAAAREEAESRGMTVETIVETGRPAATIVDYAEREAVDQIVMGSHGRRGVSRLLLGSVAESVIRHSSIPVTVVR, from the coding sequence ATGCGCCACGTCCTTGTCCCGATCGACGGTTCCGAGCCGTCGGAGCGGGCGCTCGAACACGTCGCGTCGGCGTTCCCCGACGCTCGCCTGACGCTGCTGACGGTCATCGATCCGAGTTCGGGCTTCGCCACCGGCGCGAACGCACCCGGGACGGCCGAGGTCTGGTACGAGACCGTCCGGGAGCGGGCGGAAGAGCAACTCGCGGCGGCCCGGGAGGAGGCCGAATCCCGGGGGATGACCGTCGAGACGATCGTCGAGACGGGGCGACCCGCAGCGACGATCGTCGACTACGCCGAGCGCGAGGCCGTCGACCAGATCGTCATGGGGAGCCACGGACGGCGGGGCGTCTCCCGGCTCCTGCTCGGAAGCGTCGCGGAGTCCGTCATCCGACACTCCTCGATCCCGGTCACGGTCGTCCGCTGA